The DNA window GCCCGACGCCAGGAGTTGTCGGGTGCCATTGCGCAGGTGCGCGCATTGGTCGCCGAGTTTGATCTGACGCCCCAGGATGTCTTCCCCGCTGGACGGGCGCGCAGCGCTTCCAGTGGTACCAAGGTAGCCCCCAAGTACCGCGATCCGTCCACTGGGCAAACCTGGACAGGGCGTGGCAAGGCCCCTAAATGGATTCAAAACCAGGACCGGGCGCAATTCGCCATTTAATAAAAACCCGCTTCGGCGGGTTTTTATTTGGCCGCAAGACATTCATTGCAGGAAATGGTATTGCGTTGTTGGATATCAGCGCCACCCCCACGGCATGCATTGAGGGGACGAATGCATTGTGCCAAGTCTCTCACTGCGTTCTATTTTTGACTTGCGATCACTGATGCGGTTCTTTAAGAGCTGATGCTTTGACTTCGCAAGTAAAGCGGAGGCACTGTATGCGTCAACGCACGCCAGATGAATCCCGCATGTATTGGTAAACGGGGTGGCGTCTGCAGGGCGGCAATCGATTCGTTTTTGAAGGGCCCGTCTTTTTGTGCTTCTGAGGGCAAGGCTTTGCGTGGTGTCCATGCGGGCGAAATGGCAGGTGCAGCGGATCAAAAATAAGCCCTGAAAATGGCTGGGCCATTGCACTCGGGCACGGGAATGCCAGAATGGCCCCACCACTGCATTTCAGGAGTCAGCGCCATGGCCTTTGCAACCCCACGCCCGGCACGCCACGCCTTTGCTTCCACGCTCAAGAGTTTCACGACCGATTCGGGCAAAGTGGGGCAGTTGTATTCATTGCCCGCACTGGCGCGCAAGTACCCGGGTATCAAGCGGCTGCCGGTATCGATCCGCATCGTGCTCGAATCGGTGCTGCGCAACTGCGATGGTCGCAAGGTCACGGCCGAGCATGTGCAGCAGCTGGCCACTTGGCAGCCCGTGGCCGAACGCAAGGACGAGATTCCCTTCGTCGTTTCGCGTGTGGTGCTGCAGGACTTCACCGGTGTGCCGCTGCTCGCCGACCTGGCTGCCATGCGCAGCGTGGCCGTGCGTCTGGGTAAGAACCCCAAGAAGATCGAACCCCTGGTGCCCGTGGATCTGGTGGTGGACCACTCCATCATGGTGGACCACTATGGCAAGAAGAACTCGCTCGACCTGAACATGAAGCTCGAATTCCAGCGCAACCGCGAGCGCTATGAATTCATGAAATGGGGCATGCAGGCCTTCGATACCTTTGGCGTGGTGCCCCCGGGCTTTGGCATCGTGCACCAGGTCAACCTGGAGTACCTGGCACGCGGCGTGCACAAACGCAAAGATGGGGTGTACTACCCCGACACCCTGGTGGGCACTGACAGCCATACCACCATGATCAACGGCATTGGCGTGGTGGGCTGGGGCGTGGGCGGCATCGAGGCCGAGGCGGCCATGCTGGGCCAGCCGGTGTACTTTCTGACCCCTGATGTCGTGGGCATGGAGCTGACCGGCCAGCTGCGTGAAGGCGTGACCGCCACCGACCTGGTGCTCACCGTGACGGAGCTGCTGCGCCAGCACAAGGTGGTGGGCAAGTTTGTTGAATTTTTTGGATCGGGTACGCGCACCCTCTCGCTGCCCGATCGCGCCACCATTGGCAACATGGCTCCCGAATATGGAGCCACCATGGGTTTCTTTCCGGTGGATGAGAAAACCATGGACTACTTCCGTGGCACGGGCCGTACCAAGGGCGAGATCGAGGCTTTCGAGGCCTATTTCAAGGCGCAAGGCTTGTTTGGCGTGCCGTTGGCGGGCGAGGTGGATTACTCGCAGGTCGTGCGGCTGGATCTGGGCGCCGTAACGCCCAGTCTGGCTGGCCCCAAGCGCCCGCAAGACCGCATCGAGCTGGGCAAGGTCAGCACACAGTTTGTCGATCTGTTCAGCAAGCCCAATGCGCAAAACGGCTTCAACCGTCCGGCTGCGTTGCTGCACACACGCTGGCACCTTCAGCGGGGTGACGCGATCGAGGCCGGGGAAGCCCCCGATAGCAAACCCACGCCGGCAGGCGCTCCCCGCTCGGTGGTGGAGATGGAGGGCAACAAGCCCACGTTGGCTACGGCCCATACCGCTGTGCGGGCTGCAGTTTTGACCAATGGAGGCGGCCCCTCTGTGGGCAATGGTGACGTGCTGATTGCCGCCATCACCAGTTGCACCAACACCTCCAACCCTAGTGTGTTGCTGGCAGCCGGTTTGCTGGCCAAGAAAGCGGTGGAGGCCGGGCTCAGGGTGCAGCCGCACATCAAGACCTCGCTGGCGCCGGGTTCGCGCATCGTGACCGAGTACCTCACCGAAACCGGCCTTTTGCCCTATCTTGAAAAGCTGGGTTTCGCGCTGGCCGGTTATGGCTGCACGACCTGCATCGGCAATTCTGGCGACCTCACGCCCGAGCTCAATGAGGCGATTGCGCGCAACGACCTGGTGTGCGCCGCTGTGCTCTCAGGCAACCGCAATTTCGAGGCGCGCATCCACCCCAACATCAAGGCCAATTTTCTGGCCAGCCCTCCGCTGGTGGTGGCCTACGCCATTGCGGGCACCGTATTGAAAGACCTGATGACCGAGCCCGTGGGCAAAGGCAAGGGTGGGCGTGATGTGTACCTGGGCGACATCTGGCCCACCAGCGATGAAATCCAGGCCCTGATGAAGTACGCCATGAAGGGCAAGGCCTTCCGCGCAAACTACGCCAAAGTGGCCACTGAACCCGGCAAGCTGTGGGGCAAGATCAAGGGCGTGAGTGGCACGGCCTACACCTGGCCTTCCAGCACCTACATCGCAGAACCCCCGTTTTTTGCTGATTTTGCTATGGAAAACGGAGCTTCTTCCGCAGATCAGGCGAGCGTTTCAGGCCAGAAAGATGTGGATTTTTCAGTGCGAAGCGCACGCACCATGGCACTGTTTGGTGACTCCATCACCACCGACCACATCTCGCCTGCAGGCTCCATCAAGGAAAGCTCGCCTGCGGGCCAGTGGTTGCTGCAGCATGGCGTGCACAAGCAGGACTTCAACAGCTACGGCTCGCGCCGTGGCAACCACGATGTGATGATGCGCGGCACGTTTGCCAATGTGCGCATCAAGAACCTGATGATCCCGCCGACTGTGGACGGCTCGCGCGAGGAGGGTGGCGTCACCGTGTTCCAGAGTGAGGGCGCCTTGCAGGGCGAGAAGATGTCTATTTTTGACGCCGCCATGCAGTACATGGCGCAGGGCACGCCCACCGTCGTGTTTGCCGGCGAAGAATATGGAACGGGGTCGAGCCGCGACTGGGCCGCCAAGGGTACGCAGCTGTTGGGTATCAAGGCCGTGGTGGCGCGCAGTTTTGAGCGCATTCACCGCTCCAACCTGGTGGGCATGGGCGTACTGCCGCTGCAGTTCAAAGGGAAGGACACCTGGGAGTCGCTGGGCCTCACGGGCAACGAACTGATCGATATCGTGCCTGACGCAGCCCTTACACCGCAAAGCGATGCCACGCTGCTCATCCGCCGCGCCGACGGCCAGCGCCAGACGGTGACTGTCACGCTGCGTATCGACACCCCCATTGAGGTGGACTACTACCGGGCGGGTGGCATCCTGCCCTATGTGCTGCGCCAGTTGCTGGCTGCCTGAGCCATTGCAACCCCATGGCCGACTACGCCCCCACGCCGGAACATGCGCTGGAGTTGCAGCTGCTGCGCGAGCGCCTGCATGAGTCCGAGCGGCGCCTGCAGGCCCTGGGGCGCAATCTGCCGGGTAGCGTCATTTTTCAGTTGGTGCGCGATGCTGAAGGTCGGCGCTATTTCGCCTACATGGGCGAGGCGATCGAAGCCATTGTGGGCGTCAAGGCAGAGGATGTGCTGCGCGATGCCGCCACGTTGTACCAGTGCATCCTGCCCGAAGACTTTCCTGCCTTCGTCGCCCTGGGAGAACGGTCCTATCAAGAGCTGTGCGCCTTTGAGACCCAGGCGCGTTTTCGCCGGATAGACGGCGAGGTGTGCTGGGTGCGTATGGCTTGTACGCCGCGCGCCTGGGGTCAGGGCGGTGTGATCTGGGATGGGCTGCTCACCGACATCACCGAACAAATCCGCGCCGAGGCGGTCACCCGCGCCTACGAAAACCAGCTGGCCGGTGTGCTGCGCCACCTGCCGGGCGCCGTGGCCCGCATCGGGCTTGACCTGGAGATTCTGTACGCCAACGATACGCAGGCCCACTGGGTCGACACCACGGTGGAGCAGATGATTGGGCGGCGCATGCCCGAGTTCATCACACCGGGCCTGATGGAACGCATGCTGCCGTTTATGCAGCGCGCCTTGAACGGCGAGACTGTGGTGTTCGAGAACCGCATCGACCGCCTCGATGGCGAAGTGCGTTTTCGCCACACCACCTTGGTGCCCGAGCGCACCGCCCAGGGGGCCGTGGCCGCCATCGTGCTGTTTGCCTATGACCTGACTGAACTCAAGCGGACACAGCAAGCGCTTTCGCAGCAAAGAATGCTGTTGACCAGCCTGATCCAGGCCATGCCCGATGTGGTGTTCCTCAAGGACGCACAAGGTGTTTACCTGGCCTGCAACCCGGTGTTTGAGCGGTTCATTGGACGCCCCGCCCAGGAGATCCTGGGCCGCACGGATGCCGAGCTGATGCCCCCGGCCCTGGCGGAAACCGTGATTCAAAACGACCTGCGCGCCCTGCAGGCCTGGCAACCCCTGGTGTTCGAGGAAACGGTCACCTTTGCCGCCGACGGGTATGTGGGGCAGTTCGAAACCATCAAGACGCCCATTCGGGACCTTGCGGGCCGCGCCACCGGGGTCCTGGGGGTCTCGCGCGATATCACCGACCGCAAGCGTGCTGCCCAGGAAATCGAACGCCTGGCCTTCTACGACGCCCTCACCCAGCTGCCCAACCGCCGCCTGCTGCTCGACCGCCTGCACCGCCTGGTGCTCAGCAGCCAGCGCACCCACCATCACGGCGCCCTGCTGTTCATCGACCTGGACAACTTCAAAGACCTCAACGACACCCTGGGCCACGACATGGGCGACCAGCTCCTCACGCAAGTGGCCGCCCGCCTCTCGGCCAGCGTGCGCGAATGCGACACCGTGGCGCGCTTTGGCGGCGACGAATTCGTCATCCTGCTCGAAGGCCTGGACACCGACACCGACCACGCCGCCCGCCAGGCCGAAGCCGTGGCACGCAAACTGCTTTTGGCCCTGAACAACCCCTTTGAGCTGGCAGGCCAGCAGCACTACAGCACCCCCAGCATCGGCCTGACCCTCTTTGGCCAGGAACGCCAGAGCGTGGACGAACTGCTCAAGCGCGCCGACCTGGCCATGTACGAAGCCAAGGCCGCCGGGCGCAACACCCACCGCTTCTTCGACCCTGGCATGCAGCAAGCCCTGCACGAGCGCTCCAGCCTGGAAGCCGACCTGCGCCAGGGCCTGCAGCGCGGCGAACTCTTCGTGCACTACCAGGCCGTGGTCGACCACCACGGCCACGTCAAAGGCGCCGAAGCCCTGGCGCGCTGGAACCACCCCGAGCGCGGCGCCATCGCACCGATGGAATTCATCCCCCTGGCCGAGCAGACCGGCCTCATCCTGCCGCTGGGCCAGCACATCCTGCACACCGCCTGCCAGCAACTCGTGCGCTGGGCCGCCCAGCAGGCAACCGCCCACCTGAGCATTGCCGTCAACGTCAGCGCCCGGCAATTTCGCCAGCCCGACTTTGCCGCGCAAGTCTTGCACACCCTGCGCGAGACCGGCGCCAACCCCAAGCGCCTGAAACTCGAACTGACCGAAAGCCTGTTGCTGGGCGACATGGACGACACCATCGAGCGCATGGTGCAACTCAAGCGCGAAGGCGTGGGCTTTGCGCTGGACGACTTTGGCACCGGGTATTCGAGCCTGGGCTACCTCAAGCGCCTGCCGCTGGACCAGGTCAAGATCGACCGGGGCTTCGTGCGCGACGTGCTGACCGACCCGAACGACGCGGCCATCGTGCGCACCATCCTGGCGCTGGCGCAAAGCCTGGACCTGGACGTGGTGGCCGAAGGGGTGGAGACGGCGGGGCAGCTAGGGTTCTTGCGGCTGCATGGCTGCGAGCAGTTCCAGGGGTTTTTGTTTGGGCGGCCTGTGCCGGTGGAGGTGTTCGAGCTGGAGCACTGCCGCCATCCGTCGCCGCATTTCGAGCCCGGGTTTTGAGCGGACTTGGGCATGGCCTTGGGCACAATTCCGGCATGAACAAACAGGTATTGATCGCCGGTGGTGGCATCGGCGGGCTGGCCGCTGCACTGGGTGCCTCGCGGGCGGGTTGGGAGGTGCGTTTGTACGAGCGCGCGGCCGCGTTTGCGGAGGTGGGCGCGGGCGTGCAACTGGGCCCCAACGCCGTGCGGCGCCTGCAGGCCTGGGGTCTGCAAGCACCACTGCAGGCGGTGGCCGCTTTTCCCGATCAACTGCAAGTGCGCAGCGCCCTGGATGGGGGCACGCTGGCGACCTTGCCGCTGGGCGCCGAGATGATTGCGCGCTACGGCGCTGCCTACGCCACCATCCACCGCGCCGACCTGCAGGGCCTGCTGCATGAGGCCGTGCACGACCGTGCGAATGTGCAACTCAACCTCGGCTGTGCCATTGCGCAGTACGGCGAATCAGGGGGGGCCATCCAGGTGCGCCTGGGCCAAGGCAAGGAGATCGAAGGCGATGCCCTGGTAGGCGCCGATGGCTTGTGGAGCCGCATCCGCACCCAGATGCTGGACGACGGGGCGCCGCGTCCCACGGGCCATCTGGCCTACCGCGCCCTGGTACCGCAAGCGGCGTTGCCGCAGCAACTGCGCAGCACACAGGTCACCGCCTGGCTGGGGCCGCGCCTGCATGCCGTGCATTACCCTGTGCGCCGGGGCGAGTTGCTGAACCTGGTGGTGATCGTGCACGGCCCTGCGCCCCACGATCTGGAAAGCTGGGACCACGCCGCCAATGCCACCGACCTCGAAGCCGCTCTGGCCGGCACCTGCGGTGCATTGCAGGACATGGTGCGCGGTGTGGCCGCAACTGGCCACGGCTGGCGCCTGTGGCCCTTGTGCGACCGCGCGCGCCTGGACAGCGCTGCGCAGATGGCGCAAGGCCTGGTGGCACTGCTCGGCGATGCGGCCCACCCCATGCCGCCCTACCTGGCCCAGGGCGCCGGCATGGCGATTGAAGACGCCGCACAGCTACAGCGCGCCTTGGCCATGCACGACATGGACGTACCGCTGCGCCTGCGCCGCTACGCCCTCAACCGCTGGGAGCGCGCAGGGCGCGTGCAGGCGCGATCGCAACGCAACGGGCGCATCTTCCATGCCACCGGCCCCGTGCGCTGGGCACGCGACCTGTCGCTGCGGCTGATGGGCGAACGCCTGCTGGATGTGCCCTGGCTCTACCGGGGCGACGGGTCTAACGCCAGTGCGCTGTAGATTGCTTCATTATTGATAGCTGCTTACGCTTGCTGTGTAAGCGTTTGAGGCTGTTTTTGCTTAAAAATATCTTTCAATGCCGGGGAGCGGGGAGCACCCGGAACGCCACGACCCCTGTCGCCAGCAGGCCCGCAATGGTCAGCATGACGGCCACATACGGGTCGGCGCCGCGCTCTGTGGCCATCGAGGCCGCCACCCCCGTCACCCACTGCATCAAGGCCACGCCCATGAACAAGGCCATGGTGAACACCGCCATCGCCCGCCCCGTCATGGCGGCAGGGTAGGCGCTGCGCACGTCGGCGTATTGCAACACCATGTAGCCCGAGAGCATGCCGACGGCGATGGCGCCGCCCACATCCACCCAGGGCAGGCCCAGCAGCGCCAGTGCCAGAAACAGGCCCGCCAGCACCAGGGTGTAGCCCACCAGCCAGCGGCGGCGGCGCGTGGGGCCGGGGTCCAGTCGGCCAAACAGCGCGGGGGTGAACAGCGACACCAGCGACACCACCAGTGCCACATTGCCGCTTTGCACCAGCGAGAAGCCGTGCCGCTCGATCAGCAGAGGCCCCAGCCACAGCCCGCGCAGCGTGAGGAAGGAGGCATAGGTCACCAGCGCCAGCAGCATGATGCCCGCGGTGTGCGGCAATAAAAACAGCGCGCCAAAGCCCCGTACCGCAGCACCCAGTGATTCGCGCGGAGCGGCGTGCGGTGGTTGTGGGGGTTCGTGCACTTTCCAGAAAAACAGCAGCCAAGCCAGCAGCGCCAGCCCCGCCAGCAGGCCAAAGCCCGTGCGCCACGACCACTGCTGTACCACCCAGGCCAGCGGCGTGCCCGTGAACAGCATGCCCAGCCCGCCCAGTCCCATGGCCATGCCCGAAACGGCAGCAAAGGCATGCGCAGGAAAGTAGCGCGCAATGAACACGGTGCACACCAGAAAGGCGGGTGCGCAGCCCACCCCGATCAGCATCTGGCCCAGCAGCACTGTGCCGTAGCCGGGCGCCAGCGCCGACAGCAGCGAACCCACCACGGTGAGCGGAAACGCCGTCAGCAGCGTGCGCCGCAGGCCATACAGGTCGATCCCGACCCCCATGAAGAGCTGCATGCTGCCGAACGAAAATGCAAAAACCCCTGCAAACAGCCCCAGCGCCTGGGCCGACAGCCCGAACTCCGCCCGCAGCCCCGTGGCAATGATGGCGGTGATGGTGCGAAACGCCTGGCTCAGCGCAAAACCCGTGATCAGCACCAGCAGCACCCCCCAGGCGGCGCGGGACGTGAGGGCAGGCGGGGGTGACAAGGGCGGGGTAGGGGGCACGGGGGTCTCCGTTAGGGTGTGGGGGAGATGCGCTCCTCAGCCCAAGGGTAGCTGCTGCGCCCTGTCCGGGGGTGTCGCCCATGTGGCGCTGTCGCGGCGCATCGTCAGGCGGGCAGGCCAGGTGCGCGGTAAACCAGCACCTTCAGCGCGCGCTCTGCCGACACATCGGCAAACACAGGCGGATTGGCCACGCGCTCTACAAACACCAGGTCGGGCGCCAGTTCCTGCATCTGGTCTTGCAGAAAAGCGCAGTCCAGTTCCGGTGCATTGAGGCACAGCAGGGCGTGACCGCCGGGGGCCAGCAGGTCGGGCAAGCGGCGCAGCAGGCGGGCATAGTCTTTGGTGGCGACAAAGCTGCCCTTCTGGTAACTGGGCGGGTCCATGATGACCAGGTCGTAGGGGCCGCTGCGCGTGATCTTGCCCCAGGTGCTGAAAATGTCATGGGCCAGAAAGCTGGCACCACCGGCCAGGTCGTTGAGCTGGTGGTTCTGCTGCCCGGTGGCGATGGCGCCGCGTCCCATGTCCACGTTCACCACCTGCCGGGCACCCGCCAGCAGCGCGACCACCGAGAAGGCACAGGTGTAGGCAAACAGGTTGAGCACTTTGGGCCCGCGCCGCGCCCCCTGCTGCTGCGCCACATGCTGGTGCACCCAGCGCCGCCCTTCGGCCATGTCGAGAAACAGGCCGTGGTTCTGGCCCCGCAGCACATGCACCCGAAAATGTGCGCCGCGTTCTGTCACCACATGCGGATCGGGCACGCTGCCTGCCATCAGTTGGGTGTCGGTCTGGCCTTCGTGGCGGCACTGGTGCACCCAGTTCAGCGGTTCGCCGGGTGCAAGCTCCTGCCAGCGTGCCGCCAGGGCGGCCCCCGCTGCCGACAGGGCCTCCTCGGTGGCGGGCTGGAAGCTGGTCAGCACCCACACAGGCGGAAATACATCCAGCGTCCAGTGCTCACAGCCGGGGTACAGGCCGCCCCGGCCATGAAAAATGCGCTGGGCATCGGTGGGCATCTCTATCGTGGCGATGGCGTTGAGCAAAGCGTGCATGGGGTGTTGGGAAGAGGCGGGGCAAAGGGAGAAGTGTATGCAGTGGTGCCCAGGGGCGCGGTCTTGATCCAGCGCAAGAACTGATGGCCCGGCCCGATTCCGGGCGGGGAGATCGCTCCGCAAAGGCTGGGCAGCGGTAAACAGGCGGCGTACAATTAATTAATGAGAATTGTTTATATTTAGGAAATCATGGAAGCATTGATGGCGATGGATGCACCGTGCACGGTGGACGAAGTGGGCTGCGAACTGGCCCATTTGCCCCTGCGCACTGACGCCTGGGTTGTCGGCCTGCACATGGAAGCGGCTGCGCAGGATGGCGACCTGTTGCTGCGCCTGCTGGAAATCGGCTTCCTGCCCGGCGAGCGCGTGCGCGTGATGGCGCGTTCCTTTCCCGCGGGTGACCCGCTCGCCGTGCGCGTGGGCCGCAGCACTTTTGCGCTGCGCCGCCGCGAGGCCGCCTTGATCCGCATCAGCACCACGCCCCCGGCCGCCGGAGCTGCATGATGACCGCCACCGCGCCCTTGCGCCTGGCCTTGCTGGGCCATCCCAACAGCGGCAAGACGGCGCTGTTCAACCTGCTGACCGGCAGTCGCCAGAAGGTCGCCAACTACGCCGGCGTGACGGTCGAGCGCAAGGAGGGGCAGCTCACCACGCCCTCGGGGCACCAGGTTCGGGTGCTGGATTTGCCCGGTGCCTACAGTCTCAACGCCCTGAGCGCCGACGAGGCTGTGACGCGCGACGTCATCACCGGCCAGCGCGCCGGTGAGGCGGCTCCCGACCTGCTGGTGTGCGTGGTCGATGCCACCAACTTGCAGCTGGGCCTGCGCATGGTGCTGGAGACCCGCGCCATGGGCCTGCCCATGGTGATGGCGCTGAACATGAGCGATGCGGCGCGCCGCGCCGGTATCGCCATTGACCGTGCCTTGTTGTCGAGCGAGCTGGGCATGCCGGTGGTGGAAACCGTGGGCATCCACCAGGGCGGGGCCAAAGAGCTGCTGCAATGGCTGGATGGCTGGCGCCCCGAGGGCCCCGTGCAGGCGCTGCCCTGGGAGGCGCAAGGCCCCACACAGGTGCTGCGCACCCAACAGGAGGCACGCCGCATCCTGCGCCTTGCGGTGAGCGAGCCTGAGGGCCTGCTGCGCGTGGACGACGCCATTGACCGCGTGGTGCTGCACCCGTTGTGGGGCATGCTCATCTTGGCGGGGACCATGTTTTTGATGTTCCAGGCCGTGTTCAGCTGGGCGGCTGTGCCCATGGACGCCATCACCGGCGCGATGGACGCTCTGGGCCAATGGCTGCAGGCCCACCTGCCCGGCGGCGTGCTGCGCAGCCTGCTGGTGGACGGCATCGTCGCCGGTGTGGGGGGCGTGCTGGTGTTTCTGCCGCAAATTCTGATTTTGTTCTTCTTCATCCTGGCGCTCGAAGACTCGGGCTACCTGCCGCGTGCGGCTTTTCTGCTGGACCGCGTCATGGGCACGGTGGGGCTGTCGGGGCGCTCGTTCATTCCGTTGCTGTCGAGTTTTGCCTGCGCCATCCCGGGCATCATGGCTGCGCGCACCATCACGCATTGGCGTGAGCGGCTGGTCACCATCATGATCGCGCCGCTCATGACCTGCTCGGCGCGCCTGCCGGTGTATGCGCTGCTGATCGCGGCCTTCATCCCCGATCGCACCGTGGGCGGCTTCTTCAACCTGCAGGGGCTGGTGATGTTTGCGCTCTACATGGGCGGCATTCTGGGTGCCATGGTTGTGGCCGCGGTGCTCAAAATCTGGCGCGGCAAGGTGCGGCCTTCGCCGCTGCTGATGGAGCTGCCGCCCTACCGTCTGCCCAGTCCGCGCAGCCTGGCACGGGGGCTGTACGAACGGGCGGCCATCTTCCTCAAGCGTGTGGGCGGCATCATCTTGGCGCTCACGGTGTTGCTGTGGTTCCTGTCCACCTATCCGGCGCCCCCGGACGGTGCCACCGGCCCCGCCATCCAGTACAGCACGGCCGGTCAGATGGGCCGCGCGCT is part of the Simplicispira sp. 125 genome and encodes:
- a CDS encoding aconitate hydratase; the encoded protein is MAFATPRPARHAFASTLKSFTTDSGKVGQLYSLPALARKYPGIKRLPVSIRIVLESVLRNCDGRKVTAEHVQQLATWQPVAERKDEIPFVVSRVVLQDFTGVPLLADLAAMRSVAVRLGKNPKKIEPLVPVDLVVDHSIMVDHYGKKNSLDLNMKLEFQRNRERYEFMKWGMQAFDTFGVVPPGFGIVHQVNLEYLARGVHKRKDGVYYPDTLVGTDSHTTMINGIGVVGWGVGGIEAEAAMLGQPVYFLTPDVVGMELTGQLREGVTATDLVLTVTELLRQHKVVGKFVEFFGSGTRTLSLPDRATIGNMAPEYGATMGFFPVDEKTMDYFRGTGRTKGEIEAFEAYFKAQGLFGVPLAGEVDYSQVVRLDLGAVTPSLAGPKRPQDRIELGKVSTQFVDLFSKPNAQNGFNRPAALLHTRWHLQRGDAIEAGEAPDSKPTPAGAPRSVVEMEGNKPTLATAHTAVRAAVLTNGGGPSVGNGDVLIAAITSCTNTSNPSVLLAAGLLAKKAVEAGLRVQPHIKTSLAPGSRIVTEYLTETGLLPYLEKLGFALAGYGCTTCIGNSGDLTPELNEAIARNDLVCAAVLSGNRNFEARIHPNIKANFLASPPLVVAYAIAGTVLKDLMTEPVGKGKGGRDVYLGDIWPTSDEIQALMKYAMKGKAFRANYAKVATEPGKLWGKIKGVSGTAYTWPSSTYIAEPPFFADFAMENGASSADQASVSGQKDVDFSVRSARTMALFGDSITTDHISPAGSIKESSPAGQWLLQHGVHKQDFNSYGSRRGNHDVMMRGTFANVRIKNLMIPPTVDGSREEGGVTVFQSEGALQGEKMSIFDAAMQYMAQGTPTVVFAGEEYGTGSSRDWAAKGTQLLGIKAVVARSFERIHRSNLVGMGVLPLQFKGKDTWESLGLTGNELIDIVPDAALTPQSDATLLIRRADGQRQTVTVTLRIDTPIEVDYYRAGGILPYVLRQLLAA
- a CDS encoding MFS transporter, whose product is MPPTPPLSPPPALTSRAAWGVLLVLITGFALSQAFRTITAIIATGLRAEFGLSAQALGLFAGVFAFSFGSMQLFMGVGIDLYGLRRTLLTAFPLTVVGSLLSALAPGYGTVLLGQMLIGVGCAPAFLVCTVFIARYFPAHAFAAVSGMAMGLGGLGMLFTGTPLAWVVQQWSWRTGFGLLAGLALLAWLLFFWKVHEPPQPPHAAPRESLGAAVRGFGALFLLPHTAGIMLLALVTYASFLTLRGLWLGPLLIERHGFSLVQSGNVALVVSLVSLFTPALFGRLDPGPTRRRRWLVGYTLVLAGLFLALALLGLPWVDVGGAIAVGMLSGYMVLQYADVRSAYPAAMTGRAMAVFTMALFMGVALMQWVTGVAASMATERGADPYVAVMLTIAGLLATGVVAFRVLPAPRH
- a CDS encoding EAL domain-containing protein, whose product is MQLLRERLHESERRLQALGRNLPGSVIFQLVRDAEGRRYFAYMGEAIEAIVGVKAEDVLRDAATLYQCILPEDFPAFVALGERSYQELCAFETQARFRRIDGEVCWVRMACTPRAWGQGGVIWDGLLTDITEQIRAEAVTRAYENQLAGVLRHLPGAVARIGLDLEILYANDTQAHWVDTTVEQMIGRRMPEFITPGLMERMLPFMQRALNGETVVFENRIDRLDGEVRFRHTTLVPERTAQGAVAAIVLFAYDLTELKRTQQALSQQRMLLTSLIQAMPDVVFLKDAQGVYLACNPVFERFIGRPAQEILGRTDAELMPPALAETVIQNDLRALQAWQPLVFEETVTFAADGYVGQFETIKTPIRDLAGRATGVLGVSRDITDRKRAAQEIERLAFYDALTQLPNRRLLLDRLHRLVLSSQRTHHHGALLFIDLDNFKDLNDTLGHDMGDQLLTQVAARLSASVRECDTVARFGGDEFVILLEGLDTDTDHAARQAEAVARKLLLALNNPFELAGQQHYSTPSIGLTLFGQERQSVDELLKRADLAMYEAKAAGRNTHRFFDPGMQQALHERSSLEADLRQGLQRGELFVHYQAVVDHHGHVKGAEALARWNHPERGAIAPMEFIPLAEQTGLILPLGQHILHTACQQLVRWAAQQATAHLSIAVNVSARQFRQPDFAAQVLHTLRETGANPKRLKLELTESLLLGDMDDTIERMVQLKREGVGFALDDFGTGYSSLGYLKRLPLDQVKIDRGFVRDVLTDPNDAAIVRTILALAQSLDLDVVAEGVETAGQLGFLRLHGCEQFQGFLFGRPVPVEVFELEHCRHPSPHFEPGF
- a CDS encoding FAD-dependent monooxygenase, translating into MNKQVLIAGGGIGGLAAALGASRAGWEVRLYERAAAFAEVGAGVQLGPNAVRRLQAWGLQAPLQAVAAFPDQLQVRSALDGGTLATLPLGAEMIARYGAAYATIHRADLQGLLHEAVHDRANVQLNLGCAIAQYGESGGAIQVRLGQGKEIEGDALVGADGLWSRIRTQMLDDGAPRPTGHLAYRALVPQAALPQQLRSTQVTAWLGPRLHAVHYPVRRGELLNLVVIVHGPAPHDLESWDHAANATDLEAALAGTCGALQDMVRGVAATGHGWRLWPLCDRARLDSAAQMAQGLVALLGDAAHPMPPYLAQGAGMAIEDAAQLQRALAMHDMDVPLRLRRYALNRWERAGRVQARSQRNGRIFHATGPVRWARDLSLRLMGERLLDVPWLYRGDGSNASAL
- a CDS encoding FeoA family protein encodes the protein MEALMAMDAPCTVDEVGCELAHLPLRTDAWVVGLHMEAAAQDGDLLLRLLEIGFLPGERVRVMARSFPAGDPLAVRVGRSTFALRRREAALIRISTTPPAAGAA
- a CDS encoding H-NS histone family protein; translated protein: MSKYKELLKQREALENEINEARRQELSGAIAQVRALVAEFDLTPQDVFPAGRARSASSGTKVAPKYRDPSTGQTWTGRGKAPKWIQNQDRAQFAI
- a CDS encoding class I SAM-dependent methyltransferase: MHALLNAIATIEMPTDAQRIFHGRGGLYPGCEHWTLDVFPPVWVLTSFQPATEEALSAAGAALAARWQELAPGEPLNWVHQCRHEGQTDTQLMAGSVPDPHVVTERGAHFRVHVLRGQNHGLFLDMAEGRRWVHQHVAQQQGARRGPKVLNLFAYTCAFSVVALLAGARQVVNVDMGRGAIATGQQNHQLNDLAGGASFLAHDIFSTWGKITRSGPYDLVIMDPPSYQKGSFVATKDYARLLRRLPDLLAPGGHALLCLNAPELDCAFLQDQMQELAPDLVFVERVANPPVFADVSAERALKVLVYRAPGLPA
- the feoB gene encoding ferrous iron transport protein B gives rise to the protein MTATAPLRLALLGHPNSGKTALFNLLTGSRQKVANYAGVTVERKEGQLTTPSGHQVRVLDLPGAYSLNALSADEAVTRDVITGQRAGEAAPDLLVCVVDATNLQLGLRMVLETRAMGLPMVMALNMSDAARRAGIAIDRALLSSELGMPVVETVGIHQGGAKELLQWLDGWRPEGPVQALPWEAQGPTQVLRTQQEARRILRLAVSEPEGLLRVDDAIDRVVLHPLWGMLILAGTMFLMFQAVFSWAAVPMDAITGAMDALGQWLQAHLPGGVLRSLLVDGIVAGVGGVLVFLPQILILFFFILALEDSGYLPRAAFLLDRVMGTVGLSGRSFIPLLSSFACAIPGIMAARTITHWRERLVTIMIAPLMTCSARLPVYALLIAAFIPDRTVGGFFNLQGLVMFALYMGGILGAMVVAAVLKIWRGKVRPSPLLMELPPYRLPSPRSLARGLYERAAIFLKRVGGIILALTVLLWFLSTYPAPPDGATGPAIQYSTAGQMGRALEHVFAPLGFNWQISIALVPGMAAREVVVGALGTVYALSATGDDVAGQLGPLIAQQWSLATALSLLVWFVFAPQCLSTLATVRRETNSWRMALLMATYLFALAYAASWITYRVALAMGGG